A stretch of Gossypium hirsutum isolate 1008001.06 chromosome A06, Gossypium_hirsutum_v2.1, whole genome shotgun sequence DNA encodes these proteins:
- the LOC121230765 gene encoding uncharacterized protein, translated as MEMDNENESHHKSVQQIQHPFHKEHPLVLLTEQSDEALKAYCDGCGELLSAPCFTCIHCNYHLHKQCAEAPLVIPNHPLHPKHSNAGFFLRQRPLYDNDLVYGCVLCKEKRNMFFYECRACCFSIDIKCAYLSSSYKFNQQPKLDIHQHPLTVIESPMAIDVLRRFNCFWCHEPLIDAIYFCFDCPSFIIHKKCLDELPPKIDHPSHHKHPLFFNHSDSDRFCNLCQKEHSRHFYCCSLCHFNINLECALLRSIIEDKRSHQHPFSLLWRQGSFICDACDTEGNYISYICLKCYIVIHKKCISLPRIIKFSRHDHCIFHKYFLQTQELTKQDCKICFKEVKLDRGSYSCGKTGCNYVVHVNCVLEDYKLYEVIEEEKQCEELYEKSIQSSITHVIEVNEAGEATKIEHFSHQHCLVLADKMEEEIDRKCDGCMLFISTFIYYCSECPFFLHKTCTELPKIKTHWFRQWQATLNFEGFKQCEFCAQYCSGFFYNIGGAWHMCIRCAKVADIIKCEGHQHFLFYDFKCNEKCNGCGTNNDIGAFRCGKCKFTLGFGCLTLPHSALHKIDQHMLNLTYHDDREQSYCDICEQERDPRLWYYSCSNCDTSAHTECVLGQFPFLKDGSTFSHYDHKHRHDLEFFRKAEGYPRCSYCGKLCQEEILKCKKSTCNYIVHCKCRNYQV; from the coding sequence ATGGAGATGGATAATGAGAATGAGAGTCACCACAAGTCGGTCCAACAAATTCAACATCCTTTTCACAAGGAACATCCCTTGGTGCTACTGACAGAGCAAAGCGATGAAGCCCTCAAAGCTTACTGCGATGGATGTGGAGAACTGCTTTCTGCTCCATGCTTCACTTGTATTCATTGCAATTATCACCTTCACAAGCAATGTGCAGAGGCACCCCTTGTAATTCCTAATCACCCTCTCCATCCCAAGCACTCAAACGCAGGTTTTTTTCTTCGACAAAGGCCACTCTATGATAATGACCTGGTATATGGTTGTGTATTATGCAAGGAAAAACGTAACATGTTTTTTTATGAATGTAGAGCATGTTGTTTTTCCATTGACATCAAATGTGCTTATTTATCTTCTTCATATAAGTTTAACCAACAGCCCAAACTTGACATCCACCAACATCCATTGACCGTCATAGAAAGTCCCATGGCCATAGATGTACTCAGAAGATTCAACTGCTTCTGGTGTCATGAACCATTGATAGATgctatatatttttgttttgattgtcCATCATTCATCATTCACAAGAAATGCCTTGATGAGTTACCCCCTAAAATTGATCACCCTTCCCATCACAAACACCCTTTGTTCTTTAATCATAGTGATAGTGATCGCTTTTGCAACCTATGCCAAAAGGAACATTCTAGACACTTTTATTGTTGTTCTCTTTGCCATTTTAACATCAACCTTGAATGCGCTTTGTTGAGGTCCATTATTGAAGATAAAAGAAGCCATCAACATCCATTCTCCTTGCTTTGGAGACAAGGTTCATTCATTTGTGATGCATGTGATACCGAGGGaaattatatttcttatatatgtttgaaatgttacattgtCATCCATAAGAAATGCATTTCACTCCCACGCATTATCAAATTTTCACGACATGATCACTGcatttttcacaaatattttCTTCAAACACAAGAGCTTACAAAGCAAGATTGCAAGATTTGTTTCAAAGAAGTGAAACTAGATCGTGGGAGTTACTCTTGTGGGAAGACAGGTTGCAATTATGTTGTCCATGTGAATTGTGTCTTAGAGGATTATAAGTTGTACGAGGTAATTGAGGAAGAAAAGCAATGTGAGGAGCTTTATGAAAAATCTATACAGTCTTCCATCACTCATGTTATTGAGGTAAATGAAGCTGGGGAAGCTACAAAGATTGAACATTTCAGTCATCAACATTGCTTGGTGTTAGCAGACAAGATGGAGGaggaaattgatagaaaatgtgaTGGGTGCATGCTATTTATCTCAACTTTCATCTATTATTGTTCAGAATGCCCCTTTTTTCTTCACAAAACTTGTACTGAATTGCCAAAAATCAAGACTCATTGGTTTCGTCAATGGCAAGCCACCCTCAATTTCGAAGGCTTCAAGCAATGTGAGTTTTGCGCGCAATATTGTAGTGGTTTCTTCTACAATATTGGAGGAGCTTGGCATATGTGTATAAGGTGTGCTAAAGTTGCTGATATCATTAAATGTGAAGGACATCAACACTTCCTCTTTTATGATTTCAAATGCAATGAGAAATGTAATGGTTGTGGCACTAATAACGACATTGGTGCATTCAGATGTGGAAAGTGCAAATTTACTTTGGGTTTTGGATGCTTAACATTACCACATTCAGCTCTTCACAAAATTGATCAACACATGCTAAACCTTACTTATCATGATGATAGAGAGCAAAGTTATTGTGATATTTGTGAGCAAGAAAGAGATCCAAGGCTTTGGTATTATTCTTGTTCAAATTGTGATACTTCTGCTCATACCGAATGTGTTCTTGGACAATTTCCATTTCTCAAGGATGGGAGCACATTTTCTCATTATGATCACAAGCATCGACACGATCTTGAATTTTTTAGGAAGGCCGAGGGTTACCCTAGATGCTCTTATTGTGGTAAGCTTTGCCAAGAAGAAATTCTCAAGTGCAAAAAGTCTACATGCAACTATATTGTTCATTGCAAATGTCGAAATTATCAAGTTTAA